The proteins below come from a single Serinus canaria isolate serCan28SL12 chromosome 6, serCan2020, whole genome shotgun sequence genomic window:
- the ALDH18A1 gene encoding delta-1-pyrroline-5-carboxylate synthase isoform X2 — translation MFRAALSPLVRSPGWCFVSPPHVTAAISRLYLPSRRLRNESIRCWSNIPFITVPLSRAHGKSFAHRSELKHAKRIVVKLGSAVVTRGDECGLALGRLASIVEQVSMLQNQGREMMIVTSGAVAFGKQRLRHEILLSQSVRQALHSGQSQLKDMAIPVLEARACAAAGQSGLMALYEAMFTQYSICAAQILVTNLDFHDEQKRRNLNGTLHELLRMNIVPIINTNDAVVPPPEPNSDLQGVNVISVKDNDSLAARLAVEMKTDLLIVLSDVEGLFDSPPGSDDAKLIDIFYPGDQQSVTFGTKSRVGMGGMEAKVKAALWALQGGTSVVIANGTHPKISGHVITDIVEGKKVGTFFSEVKPAGPTVEQQAEMARAGGRTLAALQPEQRAEIIYRLADLLTDQREEILLANKKDLEEAENKGRLALPLLKRLSLSTSKLNSLAIGLRQIAASSQDSVGRVIRRTRIAKDLDLEQVTVPIGVLLVIFESRPDCLPQVSALAIASGNGLLLKGGKEAAHSNQILHHLTQEALSIHGVRDAVQLVNTREEVEDLCRLDKLIDLIIPRGSSQLVRNIQRAAKGIPVMGHSEGICHVYVDTDASVEKVTRIIRDSKCEYPAACNALETLLIHRDLLRTPLFDQIIDMLRVEQVKIHAGPKFASYLTFSPSEVKSLRIEYGDLECCIEVVDSVQEAVEHIHKYGSSHTDVIITENEKTAEFFLQHVDSACVFWNASTRFSDGYRFGLGAEVGISTSRIHARGPVGIEGLLTTKWLLRGDNHVVSDFSEHGSMKYLHESLPLPQRNAN, via the exons ATGTTTcgagctgctctgagccctctTGTCCGTTCCCCTGGATGGTGCTTTGTCTCACCGCCACATGTCACCGCAGCCATTTCCCGTCTAT ATCTCCCTTCGCGAAGATTAAGGAATGAATCCATCCGTTGTTGGAGCAATATTCCATTTATCACCGTGCCACTCAGCCGTGCACATGGGAAATCATTTGCACACCGCAGCGAGCTGAAGCATGCAAAACGGATTGTAGTAAAGCTGGGTAGTGCTGTTGTTACTCGAGGGGATGAGTGTGGCTTGGCCCTTGGGAGGCTGGCTTCTATTGTAGAGCAG GTCTCAATGCTGCAAAATCAGGGCCGAGAGATGATGATCGTCACCAGTGGGGCTGTAGCTTTTGGAAAGCAGCGGTTGCGTCATGAGATCTTGCTTTCTCAGAGTGTGAGACAAGCACTTCATTCAGGCCAGAGTCAGCTAAAAGATATG GCTATTCCGGTCTTGGAGGCCCgagcctgtgcagcagctggacagagtGGATTAATGGCTCTGTATGAGGCCATGTTTACGCAGTACAGCATCTGTGCAGCTCAA aTTTTAGTCACTAATCTGGATTTCCATGATGAACAGAAGCGTCGCAACTTAAATGGAACATTACATGAACTTTTAAGGATGAATATTGTCCCTATAATTAACACTAACGATGCAGTTGTTCCACCTCCAGAGCCAAACAGTGATCTGCAGGGGGTAAAT GTAATTAGTGTGAAGGATAATGACAGTCTGGCAGCACGACTGGCTGTGGAAATGAAAACTGATCTCCTGATTGTTCTTTCAGATGTGGAAG GACTCTTTGACAGCCCTCCAGGGTCTGATGACGCAAAGCTTATTGACATATTCTACCCAGGTGACCAGCAGTCTGTAACATTTGGAACCAAATCCCGAGTGGGAATGGGTGGCATGGAAGCAAAG gtgaaagcagctctgtgggccCTGCAAGGAGGCACTTCAGTAGTGATTGCAAATGGAACCCACCCAAAGATCTCAGGTCACGTCATCACAGATATtgtagaggggaaaaaagttggaacttttttttcagaggtaAAACCTGCAG gcCCTACTGTAGAACAGCAGGCTGAAATGGCTCGAGCTGGTGGCAGGACCTTGGCGGCTCTACAGCCTGAGCAG AGAGCAGAGATTATTTATCGTCTTGCTGACTTACTAACGGACCAGAGGGAAGAAATTCTCTTGGCAAACAAGAAGGACTTAGAGGAGGCTGAAAATAAAG ggAGATTAGCCCTCCCTTTGTTGAAACGCCTTAGTCTGTCTACTTCAAAGCTTAACAGCTTGGCTATTGGTCTGCGTCAGATTGCGGCATCCTCGCAGGACAGCGTCGGCCGTGTAATTCGTCGAACTCGAATAGCAAAAGACCTGGATTTGGAGCAGGTCACAGTGCCAATTGGTGTCCTTCTCGTGATCTTTGAATCTCGTCCCGACTGCCTTCCACAG GTGTCTGCTTTGGCCATAGCCAGTGGAAATGGCTTACTGcttaaaggaggaaaagaggcagCACATAGCAATCAAATCCTTCATCATCTGACACAAGAAGCACTCTCTATTCATGGAGTCAGAGATGCAGTGCAACTG GTGAACACAAGAGAGGAAGTAGAAGATCTCTGCCGTTTGGATAAGCTGATAGATCTCATCATTCCACGTGGTTCATCACAGCTAGTCAGGAATATCCAGAGAGCTGCTAAGGGAATCCCAGTGATGGGTCACAGTGAAGGGATCTGTCATGTGTATGTTGACACGGATGCCAGTGTTGAGAAGGTCACACGAATAA TCAGAGACTCAAAGTGTGAATATCCTGCTGCCTGTAATGCTCTGGAAACTCTCTTAATTCATCGAGACTTGCTGAGAACCCCGTTGTTTGATCAGATCATAGACATGTTGAGAGTTGAACAG GTGAAGATTCATGCTGGCCCAAAGTTTGCTTCTTATTTGACATTCAGTCCTTCAGAAGTGAAATCTCTGCGCATAGAATATGGGgacctggagtgctgcattgAGGTGGTGGACAGCGTTCAAGAGGCTGTTGAACATATCCACAAGTATGGAAGTTCCCATACAGATGTTATTATCACAGAGAATG agaaaacagcagagtTCTTCCTCCAGCATGTGGACAGTGCTTGTGTTTTCTGGAATGCCAGTACCCGATTCTCTGATGGCTATAGGTTTGGACTTG GTGCTGAAGTGGGAATTAGTACTTCACGTATCCATGCACGTGGACCAGTGGGAATTGAAGGACTCTTAACTACGAAGTGGTTGCTGAGGGGGGACAATCACGTTGTTTCTGACTTTTCAGAGCATGGGAGCATGAAGTATCTTCATGAAAGTCTCCCTCTCCCTCAGAGAAATGCCAACTGA
- the ALDH18A1 gene encoding delta-1-pyrroline-5-carboxylate synthase isoform X1, with protein sequence MFRAALSPLVRSPGWCFVSPPHVTAAISRLYLPSRRLRNESIRCWSNIPFITVPLSRAHGKSFAHRSELKHAKRIVVKLGSAVVTRGDECGLALGRLASIVEQVSMLQNQGREMMIVTSGAVAFGKQRLRHEILLSQSVRQALHSGQSQLKDMAIPVLEARACAAAGQSGLMALYEAMFTQYSICAAQILVTNLDFHDEQKRRNLNGTLHELLRMNIVPIINTNDAVVPPPEPNSDLQGVISVKDNDSLAARLAVEMKTDLLIVLSDVEGLFDSPPGSDDAKLIDIFYPGDQQSVTFGTKSRVGMGGMEAKVKAALWALQGGTSVVIANGTHPKISGHVITDIVEGKKVGTFFSEVKPAGPTVEQQAEMARAGGRTLAALQPEQRAEIIYRLADLLTDQREEILLANKKDLEEAENKGRLALPLLKRLSLSTSKLNSLAIGLRQIAASSQDSVGRVIRRTRIAKDLDLEQVTVPIGVLLVIFESRPDCLPQVSALAIASGNGLLLKGGKEAAHSNQILHHLTQEALSIHGVRDAVQLVNTREEVEDLCRLDKLIDLIIPRGSSQLVRNIQRAAKGIPVMGHSEGICHVYVDTDASVEKVTRIIRDSKCEYPAACNALETLLIHRDLLRTPLFDQIIDMLRVEQVKIHAGPKFASYLTFSPSEVKSLRIEYGDLECCIEVVDSVQEAVEHIHKYGSSHTDVIITENEKTAEFFLQHVDSACVFWNASTRFSDGYRFGLGAEVGISTSRIHARGPVGIEGLLTTKWLLRGDNHVVSDFSEHGSMKYLHESLPLPQRNAN encoded by the exons ATGTTTcgagctgctctgagccctctTGTCCGTTCCCCTGGATGGTGCTTTGTCTCACCGCCACATGTCACCGCAGCCATTTCCCGTCTAT ATCTCCCTTCGCGAAGATTAAGGAATGAATCCATCCGTTGTTGGAGCAATATTCCATTTATCACCGTGCCACTCAGCCGTGCACATGGGAAATCATTTGCACACCGCAGCGAGCTGAAGCATGCAAAACGGATTGTAGTAAAGCTGGGTAGTGCTGTTGTTACTCGAGGGGATGAGTGTGGCTTGGCCCTTGGGAGGCTGGCTTCTATTGTAGAGCAG GTCTCAATGCTGCAAAATCAGGGCCGAGAGATGATGATCGTCACCAGTGGGGCTGTAGCTTTTGGAAAGCAGCGGTTGCGTCATGAGATCTTGCTTTCTCAGAGTGTGAGACAAGCACTTCATTCAGGCCAGAGTCAGCTAAAAGATATG GCTATTCCGGTCTTGGAGGCCCgagcctgtgcagcagctggacagagtGGATTAATGGCTCTGTATGAGGCCATGTTTACGCAGTACAGCATCTGTGCAGCTCAA aTTTTAGTCACTAATCTGGATTTCCATGATGAACAGAAGCGTCGCAACTTAAATGGAACATTACATGAACTTTTAAGGATGAATATTGTCCCTATAATTAACACTAACGATGCAGTTGTTCCACCTCCAGAGCCAAACAGTGATCTGCAGGGG GTAATTAGTGTGAAGGATAATGACAGTCTGGCAGCACGACTGGCTGTGGAAATGAAAACTGATCTCCTGATTGTTCTTTCAGATGTGGAAG GACTCTTTGACAGCCCTCCAGGGTCTGATGACGCAAAGCTTATTGACATATTCTACCCAGGTGACCAGCAGTCTGTAACATTTGGAACCAAATCCCGAGTGGGAATGGGTGGCATGGAAGCAAAG gtgaaagcagctctgtgggccCTGCAAGGAGGCACTTCAGTAGTGATTGCAAATGGAACCCACCCAAAGATCTCAGGTCACGTCATCACAGATATtgtagaggggaaaaaagttggaacttttttttcagaggtaAAACCTGCAG gcCCTACTGTAGAACAGCAGGCTGAAATGGCTCGAGCTGGTGGCAGGACCTTGGCGGCTCTACAGCCTGAGCAG AGAGCAGAGATTATTTATCGTCTTGCTGACTTACTAACGGACCAGAGGGAAGAAATTCTCTTGGCAAACAAGAAGGACTTAGAGGAGGCTGAAAATAAAG ggAGATTAGCCCTCCCTTTGTTGAAACGCCTTAGTCTGTCTACTTCAAAGCTTAACAGCTTGGCTATTGGTCTGCGTCAGATTGCGGCATCCTCGCAGGACAGCGTCGGCCGTGTAATTCGTCGAACTCGAATAGCAAAAGACCTGGATTTGGAGCAGGTCACAGTGCCAATTGGTGTCCTTCTCGTGATCTTTGAATCTCGTCCCGACTGCCTTCCACAG GTGTCTGCTTTGGCCATAGCCAGTGGAAATGGCTTACTGcttaaaggaggaaaagaggcagCACATAGCAATCAAATCCTTCATCATCTGACACAAGAAGCACTCTCTATTCATGGAGTCAGAGATGCAGTGCAACTG GTGAACACAAGAGAGGAAGTAGAAGATCTCTGCCGTTTGGATAAGCTGATAGATCTCATCATTCCACGTGGTTCATCACAGCTAGTCAGGAATATCCAGAGAGCTGCTAAGGGAATCCCAGTGATGGGTCACAGTGAAGGGATCTGTCATGTGTATGTTGACACGGATGCCAGTGTTGAGAAGGTCACACGAATAA TCAGAGACTCAAAGTGTGAATATCCTGCTGCCTGTAATGCTCTGGAAACTCTCTTAATTCATCGAGACTTGCTGAGAACCCCGTTGTTTGATCAGATCATAGACATGTTGAGAGTTGAACAG GTGAAGATTCATGCTGGCCCAAAGTTTGCTTCTTATTTGACATTCAGTCCTTCAGAAGTGAAATCTCTGCGCATAGAATATGGGgacctggagtgctgcattgAGGTGGTGGACAGCGTTCAAGAGGCTGTTGAACATATCCACAAGTATGGAAGTTCCCATACAGATGTTATTATCACAGAGAATG agaaaacagcagagtTCTTCCTCCAGCATGTGGACAGTGCTTGTGTTTTCTGGAATGCCAGTACCCGATTCTCTGATGGCTATAGGTTTGGACTTG GTGCTGAAGTGGGAATTAGTACTTCACGTATCCATGCACGTGGACCAGTGGGAATTGAAGGACTCTTAACTACGAAGTGGTTGCTGAGGGGGGACAATCACGTTGTTTCTGACTTTTCAGAGCATGGGAGCATGAAGTATCTTCATGAAAGTCTCCCTCTCCCTCAGAGAAATGCCAACTGA